TAAAAGGGTTTCGTGTAATTGCACATCTGCCCTGCTAAACTGGTTGCCAACGAGAAAGTTTTGTCCATGGTCTTTCAAAACCTAAAAACAGAGAACcagaagtgatttatttttttttttctctgtgtgactTAATACGATAGCTTCAAAGCAAGGTCACACACTGCATGGAGATATCCTTGACAATAAGAACATCTGTAGTACAAACGACCTGACCACACTGTCACTCTAGGCATAGTTTTTCAGTCCTTTCTCTTCTGCGCTCCTCCCTGGCAGCTCATTTGTACTCCTCTTGCCATCACCTCCATAGCTCATGCAATCAGCACTGCTGTGGTGGAGGCGAAGCTTTATGGGATACAGCCATCACTGCAAATGCCTATACAAAATTTACAAGAGGCTTAAGTTCAGCCCAGGGCATAGTAAGAGCATCTTGGAGTCTTTCAAATTGCAGCTCCCTTACTTCTCACCTGCTTCCTCTTAAAGTTTGGGAATATTGCATTGGGAGCTCTCCACGTATAACCTGTGCCTCGTGGTCTTGACACCCTAATCCATCCTTCCTTTTGCTACAGAAGTAGCTGTAATGCTTTCACATAGCATGTGTGGTAGAGGGGGTCCTGTACTTCAGGAAGAAACTTTATGTAAAAGCTGATGCTAATAGTGCCTTTTGTCTGAAACAACATACAAACTGAAACATGGACATTTGGGGAGATCAGTGTGTCCTGGGTTTTTGCAGTCTGCATCTCTCCCACATTTGTAGCACATTCTGTCCTCTCCGTAGTGTTCTGTCTCCATCCTTGTCCCAGCCCCACCAAAACCATAGCATTTATATTTaagtggtaattttttttctctgttttcctcagtACAAATTGTTTGTGTGGATCCAGGATGGAGTTTCAGGAAAACAATATTAATTAAGCTACTACATCTTTGCCACATACCTTCTCATAGGCTGGGAAGTATCTGTTTGTGGCCTTGTCCACAAGAGTAGCAAAATGTTGCTCCTTTTTATCCGCTGGTTGGAGAGGGTGAGTCATGAGTAACTCATTCAGATCCATTACTGCTTCCACGTACATATCAATTCTGAAAGGAATAGATCCAGTTGGTCAAGTCAAACACAGTAGGTCTGAATAGCATGATAGTTACTGACATAATCCCACTGAGGTGTTGGGAACTCTCCGTCTCTTCTATCCAGCATGCATAGCTCGGAGCTCTTCCCCCCAGCATGCAGTAGCTTCGGGCAGAGGCGAGCATGGGAGAAATACAAGTGCAAAGTGCCTAACCAAAAACTAAAAGACTGTACCCCTACCATTTTTCACTAGGGGTGATAGTTCTATGTACCGTTTTTTTGAACCTGAGTACAAAATTGGCATGTGTGTCATCCAaccttctgttaaaaataaaatcagatgtgGTAAGTTAAACAGTAGGTCTATACAATTTCTAACAAATATATTGAAATGAGTTTACCTGTGCTAATTAActtgaagcatttaaaaatacttcaggtCAAACCATGTGCCCTAAGAGCCCTGTCCTTTAATAACCAGTTATTAAGTCTAATTCTAATTCCTGGTTATTAGAGAAGATTTTTGTTTCCATCAAAGGCATTTCCCTGAATTTGATGTGGTGAAAATGCCTGCTGCTGCCAActgcaggagaaaatgaaaagcagcatcaGTAAGACAAACTGCCCTCTGTGCTCCTGACTGCTTTCTTCTGATAACTGTACTGACCTTCAGTCTTCATGAACTCCCTTGCACCATGCTGCCTATCTAATCTAGCTGGTTATTACTGCTGTAGACACCACACGCAGTCACGGTCAACACGTGCTACATGAAAAGCTGCTGTATCACCATGAATCTAACTGTGAGTTGGGAAATTCTTGAGTTACACAGAGCGATAGTATGAACTGTAATCTAACAAAGAAAGGTGGTACTGTTACAGTACAGGGCTCTCTCCTTCAGGTCCTTCCCATAGAGGTTGTACTTTGCTGCTATGTAGTTGCTAATGGCTCTGGTCTGCACCATCTTCATCCCGTCAATCTCCACCATGGGCACTTGCTGAAACAGCAGGGATCCGTCTAGGGAAAAGAGGACAAGACAAGGAGACGTTCAGTCTCTGAGTAAGAACCATTAGCGGGTGTTTGGCAAAGTAACCACgcatattttttatattttttatttagaatcatagaatcattttggttggaaaagacctttaagatcattgagtccaaccattaacctagcactgccaagtccaccactaaaccatgtcccttagtgccacatctacaggtcttttaaataattccagggatggtgactcaaccacttccctgagcagcctgttccactgaTTGACAACCTTTTTGGTGTCAGTATCCTCCTTCTCATAACATGGTATGGAAAACACCATGAAACCAAGAGCCATTTCTTAGTGACATGTTAATAACTTCACATTATAGCAATCATCTTCTTAAGTTTCTTCAAATCTGAGGAAGCACCTAAACGCAGAACTTTTAGCAGTTATACACAAAAAGACAAGTCCTGTGCTGTGTGGCTCTAACTCAGGTGATTTTCATGGAGGTTAATACAGATAAGGACTGAAGGATCTGACCCATAATGACCAAGTTTCTGTCATGCTTTGGTAAGTATTATGGAAATCTGGACTATTTAAGGGCTTGTCAACATATAATGtgaatataaatacatataatacTATCTTTGTGACTACTATATTGACTTTATGCAATGACATACATCTGTATGGGCGTGAAGCAGGGAATAATAGGTGGGTTTCATGAGATTCCTGCAAAAGCCAAATATCACTTGGTGTGAGACTGTAGCCATATAAATCCCTTGTGAGTCTGCAGAAGCCTTATTCTAGCAAGGAAGAAGTCAAAATACCTCCAGGAACTGATCAGAGAAGTGAGTCGGAGTATTTACTTTATGGAATCATATTTCTTGACTCAAATGACTGATCAGCTGCGTCCATCTTTGTATCCACTGTAAGGCAGGCATGCAGAGGAACCGCCTGCTATTAAggacacatttttatttatgcttgtgtctcaaaatactttttaaaagccGGCAGGTGGCAGGGAGATCAAGTCATCGTTCCTAAAGCAGAGCAGGACTACAAATGCCAACCCCAGCTCAGACTTCTTTGAAAAGCCAAGTGAACTGGATGAGCACAGACATGTAATTTGCTTTGGAGGAGATGTGAATATCATGTCCACAAAGATGGAAGCTAAAGATAGCAAGGCGAGTAGTTGCCTTGGGAAACAGGAACGCATCAGAGGTACAGGTTAAACTCAGAAATCTGGAACTCCAGTTTCATATGGGTTATAAAACAACAACTTTGTAGGCAACCTAAAATGCTAATGAATTTCAAGATGATCTGATGACAAAAACCTGAATTGTCCTAGGACAGGGGACactgggcacaaactgaaatgcaggatAGTCGATCACCTGAACTTAAGGAAAggcttttttactgtgagagtgactGAACAGTGGCatgggctgcccagagaggctgtggagtctccatccttggagatactcaaaacccaactggacactggcctgggcaactggctgt
The DNA window shown above is from Grus americana isolate bGruAme1 chromosome 3, bGruAme1.mat, whole genome shotgun sequence and carries:
- the LOC129205205 gene encoding glutathione S-transferase-like yields the protein MSGKPKLYYFNGRGRMESIRWLLAAAGVEFEECFLETKDDLTKLQKDGSLLFQQVPMVEIDGMKMVQTRAISNYIAAKYNLYGKDLKERALIDMYVEAVMDLNELLMTHPLQPADKKEQHFATLVDKATNRYFPAYEKVLKDHGQNFLVGNQFSRADVQLHETLLMAEEYKPDILAKFPLLQSFKARISNIPTIKKFLQPGSQRKPPLQEKDVPKVMKIFH